The Terriglobus tenax genome contains a region encoding:
- a CDS encoding amidohydrolase family protein produces the protein MKLIAIEEHFLTPEIRAAWAASAIGAEGTAGFDRGEMEQRLDDLGENRIALMDESGVDVQVLSVTTPALHNLEPEESVLLAHRTNDLVAATIAKHPERFQGFATLPMAAPAEAALELERCVQQFGFRGTMLCGRTRDRNLDHPDFRPVLSTAARLGVPVFIHPQIPQRAVRDVYYSGFGEPVDTAFAAFGLGWHYEAGIQFLRLMLAGVFDEHPNLQIILGHWGEVVLFYLERLASLARVATLQRPVVEYFQKNLYVTPSGMWSEPYLQRTLEVVGPERILFSTDFPYQYRPGRQASSFLERISLSPEEKELFAHANWERLTQAAKR, from the coding sequence ATGAAGCTGATCGCCATTGAGGAACATTTTCTAACGCCTGAGATCCGCGCAGCATGGGCGGCCTCTGCCATCGGAGCCGAAGGGACGGCCGGCTTCGACCGTGGTGAGATGGAGCAGCGGCTGGACGATCTTGGTGAAAATCGTATTGCGTTGATGGATGAGAGCGGCGTCGATGTACAGGTGCTCTCCGTCACGACGCCTGCTCTGCATAATCTTGAGCCGGAGGAGAGTGTGCTGCTGGCGCACCGCACCAACGACCTGGTTGCGGCCACGATTGCGAAGCATCCTGAGCGGTTTCAGGGTTTCGCCACACTGCCCATGGCGGCGCCTGCTGAGGCCGCGCTGGAGCTGGAGCGTTGTGTGCAGCAGTTCGGCTTTCGAGGAACGATGCTCTGTGGACGTACGCGCGACAGGAACCTTGACCATCCGGATTTCCGTCCGGTCCTCAGCACCGCAGCGCGGCTCGGCGTTCCGGTCTTTATTCACCCGCAGATTCCGCAGCGCGCTGTCAGGGATGTGTACTACTCCGGCTTTGGCGAACCAGTCGACACGGCCTTTGCCGCCTTCGGCCTGGGATGGCACTACGAGGCCGGTATCCAGTTTCTTCGGCTGATGCTTGCGGGTGTCTTCGACGAGCACCCCAACCTGCAGATCATCCTGGGGCACTGGGGTGAGGTGGTCCTGTTTTACCTGGAGCGGCTGGCCTCGCTGGCGCGTGTGGCCACGCTGCAGCGGCCGGTGGTGGAGTACTTCCAGAAGAACCTCTACGTCACTCCCAGCGGCATGTGGAGCGAGCCTTATCTGCAGCGCACGCTGGAGGTCGTCGGCCCGGAACGAATTCTGTTCTCGACAGACTTTCCGTACCAGTACCGCCCTGGCCGTCAGGCGAGTTCATTTCTGGAGCGGATCAGTCTCTCCCCGGAAGAGAAAGAGTTGTTTGCCCATGCAAACTGGGAACGGCTGACACAGGCGGCGAAGCGATAG
- a CDS encoding OsmC family protein, translated as MIISARVTNEGGRHHTVVRTGGNEQAVAIAAKAAGSGSSVNGGELLFLALATCYCNDIYREAAERGIDVQSIEVEVTGRFGGKGEPAQQITYRAAMRSTASEEEALALMHHTDSVAEIHNTLRQGMPVTMTECRVL; from the coding sequence ATGATCATCTCAGCCAGAGTGACCAATGAAGGTGGCCGACACCATACGGTCGTACGGACGGGCGGCAACGAACAGGCGGTTGCAATTGCGGCCAAAGCAGCGGGTTCTGGCTCCAGCGTCAACGGCGGCGAGCTGCTGTTCCTGGCGCTTGCCACCTGCTACTGCAACGACATCTATCGCGAAGCCGCCGAGCGCGGCATCGATGTCCAGTCCATTGAGGTGGAGGTCACTGGCAGATTCGGCGGCAAGGGAGAACCCGCGCAGCAGATCACCTACCGCGCCGCGATGCGATCCACCGCAAGCGAGGAAGAAGCCCTGGCGTTGATGCATCACACCGACTCTGTCGCGGAGATACACAACACGCTGCGGCAAGGCATGCCGGTGACGATGACCGAGTGCCGCGTGCTGTGA
- a CDS encoding LysR family transcriptional regulator — MAGYSSHHLEAFVDVVRRKSFSSVARNRGLTPSSIARQINALEEELGVTLFIRSTRTLVPTEAGRLLYERSEQILDDLEQAKNAAKSLRDDVRGCVRLSCWPTFAKRCVLPHLPQLLKQYPELRVDLDLSERLHAPALGRTDLVVRMGELTSSSLRASPLGVQRSAIAASPTYVNQHGMPATLADFSSHRLIDKRHTARFMGWRTLLGDSRATLEQTVLQTDDLEAQVEACKAGLGLIFLPTWAFQENARRGELLLIPVDGLEQHSSAEIHLLRNPGKLTASIDAFSRFLRMCVAPHLA, encoded by the coding sequence ATGGCTGGCTACTCGTCTCACCATCTCGAAGCGTTCGTCGATGTTGTGCGGCGCAAGAGCTTCTCCTCGGTAGCGCGGAACCGGGGGTTGACGCCTTCCTCGATTGCGCGGCAGATCAATGCATTGGAAGAAGAGCTGGGGGTCACGCTCTTTATTCGTTCGACGCGCACCCTGGTTCCGACGGAGGCCGGAAGATTGCTCTATGAGCGGTCTGAGCAGATTCTGGATGACCTGGAGCAGGCCAAGAACGCTGCAAAGTCCTTACGCGATGATGTGCGCGGATGTGTCCGCCTGAGCTGCTGGCCAACCTTCGCAAAACGATGTGTGCTTCCGCACCTTCCTCAACTGCTGAAGCAGTATCCGGAACTGCGCGTTGATCTGGATTTGAGTGAGCGTCTCCATGCTCCCGCGCTTGGCCGCACGGATCTTGTCGTGCGCATGGGAGAGCTGACGAGCAGCTCTCTTCGGGCATCGCCGCTCGGTGTGCAACGAAGCGCCATTGCAGCCAGCCCGACGTATGTGAACCAGCATGGGATGCCTGCCACACTTGCGGACTTCTCCAGTCACAGGCTGATTGATAAACGCCACACCGCGCGCTTTATGGGATGGCGAACGTTACTGGGAGACAGTCGCGCGACCCTGGAACAAACGGTGCTGCAAACCGATGATCTGGAAGCCCAGGTGGAAGCCTGCAAGGCTGGGCTCGGTCTCATCTTTCTGCCCACGTGGGCCTTTCAGGAGAATGCGCGCCGTGGGGAACTGCTTCTCATTCCCGTGGACGGCCTTGAGCAGCACAGTTCGGCCGAGATTCATCTGCTGCGCAATCCCGGAAAACTCACGGCGTCGATCGACGCGTTCTCAAGATTTCTTCGCATGTGCGTTGCACCGCATCTTGCTTGA
- a CDS encoding 3-keto-disaccharide hydrolase — translation MKILFVPVLAAALAFTANAQDSKAFLGRWDMTVIPDGGKPYPQWIELTETGGKLGGRVQPRGGAWHEITEAHVDGKKLVVTVGEDTAWELISPSAGKLTGVQKHAGVTGPTLTGVKAPTLDRPMPKQWTAPRAIFNGKDLTGWEPIGNVDNNRWVARNGELVNDNPEVVGQKPRPAANIKTTEKFQDFKLHIEVNCPEGGNSGIYMRGRYELQVGTEGGKLPSHEMGAIYSYYPPPAGSELGLGKWTTFDVTLVGRHVTVLRDGKMYHDNVELPGITGGALDSNEAEPGPFYLQGDHHGVIAYRNITISVPKK, via the coding sequence ATGAAGATTCTGTTTGTACCTGTTCTGGCAGCCGCACTCGCCTTCACCGCCAACGCGCAGGACAGCAAGGCGTTTCTGGGACGCTGGGATATGACGGTGATTCCGGACGGAGGCAAGCCGTATCCGCAGTGGATTGAGCTGACCGAGACCGGCGGCAAGCTGGGCGGCCGCGTTCAGCCGCGCGGCGGCGCCTGGCATGAGATCACCGAGGCTCATGTGGACGGCAAGAAACTGGTGGTCACCGTAGGTGAGGACACCGCATGGGAGCTGATCTCGCCCAGCGCAGGAAAGCTAACCGGCGTGCAGAAACATGCAGGCGTAACCGGGCCCACGCTGACCGGTGTAAAGGCGCCCACGCTGGACCGTCCTATGCCGAAGCAGTGGACAGCGCCGCGCGCCATCTTCAACGGCAAAGACCTTACCGGGTGGGAGCCAATCGGCAACGTCGACAACAACAGGTGGGTGGCGCGCAACGGAGAGCTGGTGAACGACAACCCCGAGGTAGTTGGGCAAAAGCCGCGTCCTGCCGCTAACATCAAGACCACGGAGAAGTTCCAGGACTTCAAGCTGCACATCGAAGTGAACTGCCCGGAGGGTGGCAACAGCGGCATCTACATGCGCGGCCGCTACGAGCTGCAGGTCGGCACCGAAGGCGGCAAGCTGCCCTCGCACGAAATGGGAGCCATCTACAGCTACTACCCGCCACCAGCAGGCTCTGAACTCGGACTCGGCAAGTGGACCACCTTCGACGTCACGCTGGTGGGCAGGCATGTAACGGTTCTGCGCGACGGCAAAATGTATCACGACAACGTCGAGCTCCCCGGCATCACCGGCGGCGCTCTGGACAGCAATGAGGCCGAGCCGGGGCCGTTCTACCTGCAGGGAGACCACCACGGCGTCATCGCCTACCGCAACATCACCATCTCGGTACCGAAGAAGTAG
- a CDS encoding TIGR03435 family protein — protein sequence MSNATEIAMGFACKFMHGIGLLLLIGAPVSSAQETTPRLTTADGKPLEFEVVSVKQNHTAGAKNIISPPMSDGVTITNMPAEEILHWAFGIFLSDQIAGLPGWATQEGYDVTAKVSDADSAAFHQVTDPIQRMPMLQKILTDRFSLRFHYETKELPVYALVVGKGGSRMTEIQPAIGPNGMKEGGGRQLGHGLIKSMGQPMKPLVNQLAIVLGRTVVDRTSLTGYYNFTLRWTPDQTTTQAGSALEADSAPSIFTAVEEQLGLKLESTKAPVKVLVVDRIERPTAN from the coding sequence ATGTCGAATGCGACGGAGATTGCCATGGGATTTGCTTGCAAATTCATGCACGGTATCGGACTGCTGCTCCTGATTGGAGCGCCCGTTTCGTCTGCACAGGAGACCACACCAAGACTCACGACTGCGGATGGCAAGCCGCTTGAATTCGAAGTTGTGTCGGTAAAACAAAACCACACCGCTGGCGCGAAGAACATTATTTCTCCACCGATGAGTGACGGTGTAACGATCACCAATATGCCTGCTGAAGAGATTCTGCACTGGGCCTTCGGAATCTTTCTAAGCGACCAAATTGCCGGACTTCCGGGCTGGGCCACGCAGGAAGGCTACGATGTCACAGCCAAAGTGAGCGATGCGGATTCGGCAGCCTTCCATCAAGTGACTGACCCGATTCAACGCATGCCGATGCTGCAAAAGATACTTACTGATCGTTTCAGCCTCAGGTTTCATTACGAGACGAAGGAACTTCCCGTGTATGCACTCGTGGTCGGTAAGGGTGGCAGCCGTATGACCGAGATACAGCCCGCCATTGGCCCGAATGGGATGAAGGAGGGCGGTGGAAGGCAGCTGGGCCACGGCCTGATCAAGAGCATGGGCCAACCCATGAAGCCCCTGGTCAATCAGCTCGCCATCGTTCTAGGACGAACCGTCGTTGATAGAACCAGCCTTACCGGCTATTACAACTTCACTCTGCGATGGACGCCGGACCAGACAACGACGCAAGCAGGCAGTGCATTGGAAGCGGATTCCGCTCCTTCCATTTTCACTGCTGTAGAGGAGCAGCTCGGATTGAAACTGGAGAGCACAAAAGCTCCTGTAAAGGTGCTTGTTGTCGACCGCATTGAGCGTCCTACGGCAAACTGA
- a CDS encoding secondary thiamine-phosphate synthase enzyme YjbQ, which produces MKQAVHTLQIATRGKGLYEFTSTITEWMRHQEIQTGLLTVFCRHTSASLLIQENADPTVQTDLKAYFDRIAPDNGPYEHDYEGADDMPAHLKTALTQVQLSIPVVNGRLALGTWQGVYLFEHRVRPHRREIVLHLIGE; this is translated from the coding sequence TTGAAGCAGGCCGTACATACACTGCAGATCGCCACGCGCGGCAAGGGACTTTACGAGTTCACCTCGACCATCACCGAATGGATGCGCCACCAGGAGATACAGACCGGGCTGCTGACCGTCTTCTGCCGCCACACCTCGGCTTCGCTTCTCATTCAGGAGAACGCCGACCCCACCGTGCAGACGGACCTAAAGGCCTACTTCGACCGCATCGCTCCCGACAATGGGCCGTACGAACATGACTACGAAGGGGCGGACGATATGCCCGCGCATCTGAAGACCGCACTCACACAGGTGCAGTTGTCCATCCCGGTGGTGAACGGACGTCTCGCGTTAGGCACGTGGCAGGGCGTGTATCTTTTCGAACACCGCGTGCGCCCGCACCGGCGCGAGATTGTGCTGCACCTGATCGGGGAATAA
- a CDS encoding Type 1 glutamine amidotransferase-like domain-containing protein: MKLLLTSAGMSNPSIHNALVELLGKPVAESNALFIPTSAYALPIGPDILYKVIRGTIGDPFCEMGWKSLGLLELTALPSLKKELWTGWLEQADVLLVGGGDCQYLTYWMKQSGLAEMLPSLFDRIVYVGLSAGSVVMTRYGTTFGLHTLPPETPRYLGLLEMAILPHMDHEMFPEWTQAKLEKIAATLTVPSYLIDDQTAIKVTEEGMEVISEGRWKLFTP; encoded by the coding sequence ATGAAACTTCTTCTTACTTCCGCCGGTATGAGCAACCCCAGCATCCACAACGCGCTGGTTGAACTGCTGGGCAAACCGGTTGCCGAGTCCAACGCACTCTTCATTCCCACCTCGGCCTACGCGTTGCCCATCGGGCCAGATATTCTCTACAAGGTCATCCGAGGCACAATTGGCGATCCGTTCTGCGAGATGGGATGGAAGTCGCTTGGCCTGTTGGAACTGACTGCGCTGCCGAGTCTTAAGAAAGAGCTTTGGACAGGCTGGCTGGAGCAGGCCGACGTGCTTCTGGTGGGTGGAGGCGATTGCCAGTATCTGACCTACTGGATGAAGCAGTCCGGACTGGCGGAGATGCTGCCGTCGCTGTTCGACAGAATCGTCTACGTGGGGCTAAGCGCCGGCAGCGTGGTGATGACGCGCTACGGGACGACCTTTGGACTGCATACGTTGCCGCCGGAGACTCCCCGGTATCTTGGTCTGCTGGAGATGGCGATTCTGCCGCATATGGACCACGAGATGTTTCCGGAATGGACGCAGGCCAAGCTGGAGAAGATTGCAGCGACGCTGACGGTGCCGTCGTACCTGATCGACGACCAGACCGCGATCAAGGTGACGGAGGAGGGAATGGAAGTGATCTCCGAAGGGCGATGGAAGCTGTTTACCCCCTAG
- a CDS encoding 3-keto-disaccharide hydrolase, whose translation MLLRMKNAHALVALCLLLLATAASAQKPNTLTAKEKAEGWHLLFDGKTTNGWRSARGGGFPTTGWAVKDGTLTVTETGGEEAGNGGDIVTTRTYSNFELSVDFKTSPGANSGIMYFVDLDLMPWKNGKGSAIGFEYQVLDDNLHPDAKRGVNGDRTVASLYDMIPAAKDKPIKPVGEWNTARIVVRGKHAEHWLNGVKVLEYDRDSPEFKAILAGSKYKAFPTYGQAASGYILLQDHGFPVWFRNIKIRELK comes from the coding sequence ATGCTGTTGCGTATGAAAAACGCCCATGCTCTTGTTGCCTTGTGTCTCCTTCTGCTGGCCACCGCGGCTTCCGCACAGAAGCCCAACACACTTACCGCAAAAGAAAAGGCCGAGGGCTGGCATCTCCTCTTCGACGGCAAGACCACCAACGGCTGGCGCAGCGCACGCGGCGGAGGCTTCCCCACAACCGGATGGGCCGTGAAAGACGGTACTCTCACCGTCACCGAAACCGGTGGCGAAGAGGCAGGCAACGGCGGTGACATCGTCACCACACGTACCTACTCCAACTTCGAGCTGTCAGTCGACTTCAAGACCTCGCCCGGAGCAAACTCCGGCATCATGTACTTCGTCGACCTCGACCTGATGCCCTGGAAGAACGGGAAGGGCTCGGCCATCGGCTTTGAATACCAGGTGCTGGACGACAACCTGCACCCCGACGCAAAGCGCGGCGTCAACGGCGACCGCACCGTCGCCTCACTCTACGACATGATCCCTGCCGCCAAAGACAAACCCATCAAGCCCGTCGGCGAATGGAACACCGCCCGCATCGTTGTCCGCGGCAAACACGCGGAGCACTGGCTGAACGGTGTCAAAGTCCTGGAGTACGACCGCGACTCACCGGAGTTCAAAGCGATTCTTGCAGGCAGTAAATACAAAGCCTTCCCCACGTATGGCCAGGCAGCAAGCGGGTACATCCTTCTGCAGGATCACGGATTTCCGGTGTGGTTCCGCAATATCAAGATTCGGGAATTGAAGTAG
- a CDS encoding aspartate/glutamate racemase family protein — protein sequence MRTIGLIGGMSFEATSLYYRVINEDVRKRLGGLHSAEIILHSLDFQPIAEMQRANQWEQAGAKLADAARGLEKAGAECVLICANTMHLVAEAVKAAVLIPLIHIIDETARTLLKAGCNKPLLLATRYTMEHGFYTERMHDLGLSVVVPNEAGRATTHTIIYEELCAGKILDHSRTILLDLIEAAKREGADSVILGCTELGLILNPNNLPLPGFDSMLIHCNAAVEFALS from the coding sequence ATGCGAACCATCGGCTTAATCGGCGGCATGAGCTTTGAGGCGACCTCCCTCTACTACCGTGTCATCAACGAAGACGTTCGCAAGCGCCTCGGCGGTCTGCACTCAGCCGAGATCATCCTGCACTCCTTGGACTTTCAGCCCATCGCCGAGATGCAGCGCGCGAACCAGTGGGAACAGGCCGGAGCAAAGCTCGCAGATGCAGCCCGCGGGCTGGAGAAGGCCGGTGCCGAGTGCGTCCTGATCTGCGCCAACACCATGCACCTGGTGGCCGAGGCAGTAAAAGCAGCTGTCCTCATCCCACTCATCCACATCATCGACGAGACCGCGCGCACGCTCCTGAAGGCCGGCTGCAATAAGCCTCTGCTGCTGGCCACGCGCTACACCATGGAGCATGGCTTCTACACCGAGCGGATGCATGACCTTGGCCTCTCCGTCGTGGTGCCCAACGAAGCCGGACGCGCGACGACCCACACCATCATCTATGAGGAGCTCTGCGCCGGTAAGATACTCGACCACTCCCGCACGATCCTGCTCGACCTGATCGAAGCCGCAAAGCGCGAAGGCGCTGACTCGGTCATCCTGGGCTGCACGGAACTGGGCCTGATCCTCAACCCCAACAATCTCCCTCTGCCAGGCTTCGACTCGATGCTGATTCATTGCAACGCAGCAGTCGAGTTTGCATTGAGTTAG
- a CDS encoding HNH endonuclease — translation MKSNEIISYTEMCLRENQSLQRGMNFNVHGGHSVLLSSHRPGAPYEDVLEENETVLIYEGHDESRSSTVPYPKLVDQPLTTRTGRLTQNGLFHEAAQRFVRGEAQPSLVRVYEKIKDGIWSYNGQFQLLDSWSVTVRERRVMKFRLKIVEDNSLELDSSLIKSDPRRIIPSHIKLAVWKRDRGMCVKCGTTKDLHFDHILPFSKGGTSDSVENIQLLCMKHNIGKGAKIE, via the coding sequence ATGAAGTCGAACGAAATCATTTCCTACACAGAGATGTGCTTGCGAGAGAATCAATCCTTACAACGTGGAATGAATTTCAATGTGCATGGAGGACACTCAGTACTTCTTTCGTCTCATCGTCCAGGAGCCCCTTACGAGGATGTCCTAGAAGAGAATGAAACGGTTTTGATTTATGAAGGACATGATGAGTCGCGATCATCTACAGTTCCTTATCCAAAGCTTGTCGATCAGCCCTTAACTACCCGAACGGGGAGGCTAACTCAGAATGGATTGTTCCACGAAGCTGCTCAAAGATTCGTACGCGGAGAAGCTCAACCTTCGCTAGTCCGTGTTTATGAAAAAATTAAAGATGGAATCTGGTCGTACAACGGACAATTTCAATTGCTCGATAGTTGGTCAGTAACTGTTCGCGAACGGCGCGTCATGAAATTCCGATTGAAGATCGTCGAAGATAATTCCCTCGAACTAGACAGTAGCCTAATTAAGTCGGACCCCCGACGGATTATTCCTTCTCACATTAAGCTTGCGGTATGGAAACGTGACCGAGGAATGTGCGTGAAATGCGGCACGACAAAAGACTTGCACTTTGATCACATTCTGCCTTTCTCCAAAGGAGGAACTTCTGATTCGGTCGAGAACATCCAGCTTCTCTGCATGAAACACAATATAGGTAAGGGTGCAAAGATCGAGTAG
- a CDS encoding radical SAM protein, whose product MAKATKLAEKTITIAAKGAWAIFDKLNSFSPNASFTPKWSDKPLLKSYQKEKPPLGWPRTTDSLCPKCVPEIRQQILDGKLPHEILLNEKVGEIKAQIIERDGKILMVKDCPKHGHFEDVMSIDPAMMKHLEDVFPGRDIRAHNDEKLHNHGTSTVTHGRGSVLTIDLTNRCNMMCDPCFMDANQVGFVHELTWDEIKTMLDNAITIKPRRQMSVQFSGGEPTLSPYFLDAVAYARKVGYNSVQAATNGIEFAKSKEFAKAAAEAGLRYAYLQFDGIGNAPNSHRKVGNAFDVKLQAIHNLHEAGVDIVPVTCIINGINNEQVGRIIEFALDNPKKINFLSFQPVSFTGRDEEVSDERRHAQRYTLSHLAHDIRNQTGLGESTRDWFPISFMSTFSDWADLVHGPDHEWGQLSCGCHPNCGIGMALMIDKETKEAVPVTSFLDAVQLAKDVAKVNDAARGKFLSIVGVSLALLRNYDPTKAPTHFKILDLLQKFDKCFGATGRNYGKVTGDRTMADIEKRRADRWNFLFIAGMWFQDLFNYDFRRTEQCIIPYATQEGEISFCAYNTGIGWRNIIEKMHMTSTLTKWYEEHGRHEIFAGGKKVGLERQDKYDLVLNQAHVDSAANDTFEKSGIAKNAREEKIRARDAKLKQDAVNAQMAKLYRKEILKEQEQPGFISLGEIKAAAPVKVNDEETVAGD is encoded by the coding sequence ATGGCAAAAGCCACCAAACTGGCAGAGAAAACAATCACCATCGCCGCCAAAGGCGCATGGGCGATCTTCGATAAGCTGAACAGCTTCAGCCCCAACGCATCCTTCACCCCCAAGTGGAGCGACAAGCCGCTGCTGAAGAGCTACCAGAAGGAGAAGCCCCCTCTCGGCTGGCCGCGCACCACTGATTCGCTCTGCCCGAAGTGCGTTCCTGAGATTCGCCAGCAGATCCTGGACGGCAAGCTGCCGCACGAAATCCTTCTGAATGAGAAGGTTGGCGAGATCAAGGCACAGATTATCGAGCGCGATGGCAAGATCCTGATGGTGAAGGATTGTCCGAAGCACGGTCACTTTGAAGACGTCATGTCCATTGACCCGGCCATGATGAAGCACCTTGAAGACGTCTTCCCGGGCCGCGACATCCGCGCCCACAATGACGAGAAGCTGCACAATCACGGCACCTCGACCGTGACGCACGGCCGCGGATCGGTTCTGACCATCGATCTGACCAACCGTTGCAACATGATGTGCGACCCCTGCTTCATGGACGCCAACCAGGTGGGCTTCGTTCACGAACTGACGTGGGACGAGATCAAGACCATGCTGGACAACGCGATCACCATCAAGCCGCGCCGCCAGATGTCGGTCCAGTTCTCCGGTGGTGAGCCGACGCTGTCGCCGTACTTCCTGGACGCTGTCGCCTATGCCCGCAAGGTTGGTTACAACTCCGTGCAGGCCGCGACCAACGGTATCGAGTTCGCCAAGAGCAAGGAATTCGCCAAGGCCGCCGCGGAAGCCGGTCTGCGTTACGCTTACCTGCAGTTTGACGGTATCGGCAACGCGCCGAACTCGCACCGCAAGGTCGGCAACGCGTTCGACGTAAAGCTCCAGGCCATTCACAACCTGCATGAGGCGGGCGTGGACATCGTCCCCGTAACCTGCATCATCAACGGCATCAACAACGAGCAGGTTGGCCGTATCATCGAGTTCGCTCTCGATAACCCGAAGAAGATCAACTTCCTGTCGTTCCAGCCCGTGTCCTTCACCGGCCGTGACGAAGAGGTTTCGGACGAGCGCCGCCATGCACAGCGCTACACCCTGTCGCACCTGGCGCACGACATCCGCAACCAGACCGGTCTGGGTGAGAGCACCCGCGACTGGTTCCCGATCAGCTTCATGTCGACCTTCTCGGACTGGGCCGACCTGGTGCACGGACCGGACCACGAGTGGGGCCAGCTCTCCTGCGGCTGCCACCCGAACTGCGGTATCGGTATGGCGCTGATGATCGACAAGGAAACGAAGGAAGCCGTTCCGGTCACCTCGTTCCTGGATGCGGTTCAGCTGGCCAAGGACGTTGCGAAGGTGAACGACGCCGCCCGCGGCAAGTTCCTGTCCATCGTTGGCGTGTCGCTGGCTCTGCTGCGCAACTACGATCCCACCAAGGCTCCTACCCACTTCAAGATCCTTGACCTGCTGCAGAAGTTCGACAAGTGCTTCGGCGCCACCGGCCGCAACTACGGCAAGGTGACCGGCGACCGCACCATGGCCGACATCGAGAAGCGCCGCGCCGACCGCTGGAACTTCCTGTTCATCGCCGGTATGTGGTTCCAGGACCTGTTCAACTACGACTTCCGCCGCACCGAGCAGTGCATCATCCCGTACGCCACGCAGGAAGGCGAGATCAGCTTCTGCGCGTACAACACGGGCATCGGCTGGCGCAACATCATCGAGAAGATGCACATGACGTCGACCCTCACCAAGTGGTACGAGGAGCACGGCCGTCACGAGATCTTCGCCGGTGGTAAGAAGGTTGGCCTGGAGCGTCAGGACAAGTACGACCTGGTCCTGAACCAGGCGCACGTTGACTCGGCTGCCAACGATACCTTCGAGAAGTCCGGTATCGCCAAGAACGCCCGCGAAGAGAAGATCCGCGCCCGCGACGCCAAGCTGAAGCAGGACGCTGTGAATGCTCAGATGGCCAAGCTGTACCGCAAGGAAATTCTCAAGGAGCAGGAGCAGCCCGGCTTCATCTCGCTCGGCGAGATCAAGGCCGCTGCTCCGGTCAAGGTCAACGATGAAGAAACTGTTGCCGGGGACTAA